The nucleotide window TGCTTAGACCTAAGAAACTTCATTAAAAAGAGGAGTACTACCTGAAATACTAGGAAACAATATCTCCCATGAAAAATGGAGGAAGCTAACTTCCACTTCTAGTAACATGTTCACTTCATCTCTGTATCTCCAATGTTGCTAGTATAATGCCTGGAACTTGCAAAATACTCAGTCATGTTTGAGGTGttcaaaaaatgagtaaatacattAACAAATACATCTAGGGAAAAAGCATACGACTTTATTACATGGAGACTCAAGTTCACAAGAGAATAGATAAATCTCTTGCCCTTGGCTGTTGGATTAGGTGGCATTTCTGACTTAAGAGGCGTGGAGACCAGTGGAACCAGCACTTGATTTAGAGCGGAATTGTGTTCACTGTGACAGTGGGTAATATAACATAGTCCAACTTCAAATCAGGCTTCGTTGAAGGTTGAGGTGGCTTTGCGACTTCTTGGtaggttttgttttcctcttcattAACACAACATAATTTTCCATTCGTACACGCTATTTCAAATATTTCGCCCATTCTGCATTTCTTCCTGCAGTAGCCTTTTATGTTACTAAAACATTTTCTGGGTCGGGCTGCCCCTGTGCACAGGAAACAGCAATGAACCAGATTAGTTCCCGAGGCAGAGCAAAAGAGTAATGTGGTGGCCCACAAACTATGCCACCACCCTGGGGTCCCCAAGTAAACCTTGTGCTAATAAGAGAAAACACGAACACCTCCTCCTTGAAAATTATCCCAAATTTGACATCCAAAACCCCAGGGTCCTCGCCAATGTCCAAAGTCAGCCCTCCATCAGCTCTACCCTCGTCCAGGGCTCCCAGACAGTACCAACTTGTCACAAGGGCACAATCCAGAGCCAAATTAACGCTTTAAAGAACATCACAGAACTTTGAAGTTCCCAGTGTAACTGGGTTTCACACTCACTGACACGGGCAGCAGAAATCTCCTCAGGGGTCTCAGCATTTATTACTGTTGAAAACTCCTTCCCTCATTCTGCCCTCATTTGGCCTCTGACTTGTTCATAACCTggttccctctccctctctctctgtctccaccctaacctcccccccctttttttttttttgtcttttcagggacacacccacagcatatggaagttcccaggctaggggttgaatcggagctacagctgcaggcctacaccacagccccagcaacgccagatcatcaagctcacttgacagatgagaaaaactgatTTTCGAAGGAAATAATCAGCTCATCTCATACATGATAAAGACATAGTTTAACCTCATATCTACCTGACTCCAACGTTTGTACTGTTCTCCCTACTGTAATGAgaagataaaaatgattttaaatggaaaaagaaatggcCAGGTTCCTGGGTGAAAACCAtgttcaatattataaaaataattctgggtAATGGGTTTTTTCCTACCTTTGGAGAGGACTTTGGAGGGTATAGCCCTGATTTCCTACCTCCCTCGATGCTATCTTCTAAGACACAGACTCAAGTCAAGCACCCAGGACAGTGAGTACTTCTGGTGATACTGGCAAGATATCAATgtcttgtggggtttttgttttttgtttttttttgtctttttagggccacacatgcagcatatggagattcccagggggTCAATtttcggggtcgaatcggagttgtagctgccagcccacaccacagccacagcaacaccagatccgagccatgtctgcaacctataccacagctcacggcaacgctagatccttaaccctctgagtgaggccagggatcgaacctgcctcctcatgggtcctagtcagatttgtttccactgagccatgacaggaacaccaagaTATCAGTAATCTTGAAGACTCTGCCCCCATTTCTGTGCATAGTAACATTTCCTAGAATTTCATGGTACATTTGCACAAATTACCTTTGGATACTTCAAACAGCAGGATAATGAGAACCAGAAACAGCTTCATGGTTACAGATTTCCCAAGACAAATACGCAGCAGGATTTCTTTCTCCACTGATCTGTGTCACACAGTCACACGGAGTCTTTCCAGATAATTCAGAGCTTTGGGTGCTTTCAGGGTTCTGAGCTCTCATTTTAACCCACACGGAAGGACAGGAAATCCAAGTCCGCCCCCACTTTCACTCCCAAATATGGAGTTCAAAGTCACAGAATGTTTCATCACATCGCCCTTACTCCTCCTTCCTCAGGAAGTGAGCTCCAGAGAGCAGGAACAATGACTTCTCCACCTGGGCCATCAGCCCACTTGGGTCAAAGTTGGTGGGTCCTGTGTCCTGGTTTGGGTGGGACAGTCCTAGTTGATTCCTACTATTCCCATCTCCCACCCAGCTAGCGCCACCTTTCATTCACAAAGCTAACCCATTTGGAAGATTCATTGAATCATTCATCGAACatacacaataaaaaattttttttgtcttttgttcttctagggccacacccacggcatatggaggttcccaggctaggggtcgaatcagagctacagctgccggcctataccacagccacagcaatgccagatccgagacacgtctgcaacctacaccacagctcaccagctcttaagtgggatccttaacccactgagcgaggccagggatcaaacctgcaacctcatggttcctagtcggattcatttctgctgtgccacgatgggaactcctacaataatgatttttttttgtctttttttgctatttcttgggccgctccctcggcatatggggtcgaatcggagccgtagccaccggcctatgccagagccacagcaacgcgggatccaagccgcatctgcaacctacaccacagctcagggcaacgccggatcgttaacccactgagcaagggcagggaccaatcccacaacctcattgttcctagtcggattcgttaaccactgcgccacatcaggaactcccaataatgattttttaatgtatgaaacTTGCAGAAAATCCTCTAAGAGGGGAAATACTTTTAGGTTGGACTAGATAAATCaatattatttcagaattttccaTAAAGTCTTACTTATCCTCTAAAACTCAATTCCATGACTAAAATCtttccccaaaaaaatcaaatctctTTAGCATAGTATTCCACTCATTGTGAACTGGTCCCCACTCACCTCTCCTGGGGTTTTTTAATGGAACCGCTCATATTTCTGCTAAAATAGTGTGGGTGCCCTCACTCAACCTGTTATTTCCATAACCTATTTATTTGTACATTTCAGTCTGGCTTTACAAGTATATTATACTCCTCTATCTCATCTACCTAGTTGGCCCTGTTGAGttcctaatttttcttcaaaactgCATTCAGTCATCTCCACAGCCTTGAAAGTTTCCCTGACCCAATTAAATAGTGCTACAAACTCCTTTCTTTGTGCCACTGCTGTATCTTGTACGTATGTTTCTTGATGATCCCACCCTCTCATGTTCCAATTATTTGCAATGGTCCATGAACCCCTCCAAAGGCAGGTCACTGATCTAGTCCAGTTTGGAGTTCCTCATGCACAGCACAGAACTCGTGCTCTAGTCTCAGTATATAATTATGGGACGATTTCAAAGTACTGAACCAATTATTGCTAAACGAAATACCCCCAagcaataaatttaacaaagccCATTCCTAAAGAATGCTGTTTagggttcctgctgtgatgcagtgggttaagaatccagctacagcagctcaggtcactgcagaggcacagattcaatccccagcccaggtcagtggattaaaggatccagcattgctgcagttgcaacgtaggtcacagctgccttccagattcaatccctggaccaggcacttcccataggctgtgggtagggccatttaaaaagaagaagaaaatgcagtgtatacctgtaaggataacttgatccccttgctgtgcagtgggaaaataaaataaaatataaataaaaataaaaagaagaagaagaatgcagTTTCCcttgttttataatttaatggACAACAGAACCTTGAATTTATAGTAATTGGGGTCTATCCTAATAACTTTCTGTGCCAGTACCTGGAACAATTTTAGAATTTGTGAAGGCTATGTAAATATTTGATGATTAAACTGGGATGACAACATATGGTTAAGATAAGAGTTAGACATGAGCATTGTGTAGAGCTTGTTATGTTTACCAGTAAGCAGAGTGAATTAGTTTGTCAAGGAGAAAAGCATGTCGAATGTTGCTGATATGTCAAGATAAGGAATGAGAATTGAGCGGCGGCCCCACCAGATTTGTGCTGGCCCCAGCAGTATCCGCTTGGTCTCAGCTCCATGACCTCTTAACGTGTGCCTGCTAGAGGACAGATGCATTTTATAAGTGTCGCTTACTTTTATCCTTACAAGAACACTGTGAAGATGGAATTAATAcgtctttttttaaatggtaaaattaCAGTTTAGGGAACTAGTAATGTGCCCAATGTCACGCAGCTAATAAGAAGTGAGctgggattggagttcctgtcatagcccagtggaaatgaatctgactaggaaccatgaggttgcaggttcgatccctggccttgctcagtgggttaaggatccagtgttgccgtgagctgtggtataggtcacagacgaggctcagatctggtgtggctgtggctgtggtgtaggctggtagcaacagctccgattcagcccctagcctgggaacctccatatgctgcgggcacagccctaaaataacaacaacaacaacaaaaaaaaaagagctgggatCAACACAGGTCTGCATAAACTTTAAAGTAAAAGATCTTAGTCGTTGTGCTAACCTACCTCTCCAGCTGCCTCCTTTGGGTCAGTCATTGAACAAGTGAAGACAAAACATTCAAATACAAGATGTTGCTTTGTTCATAAAATTTATTGGTAATGCACTTGGCAGGGCATCCTACCCCTTACCCACCTCCTTATATCCTACTCATGACTCAGGGAACTGCCTATATTAAGAGAAAAAGCCTATGTTGAAAGAATTCATATTTATGGTCTCCACACATGACCTTCCTATTTCCTGAAAGTAATGTTGCCTGCCTGCTTCAACAGATTCCTAAGCCTGTTTTTCTGCTCATCGATGTCAATTCTTTACCATCAGAGAGCCTTTATGCCATCTTGGCTAGGCACGAGAAGCCCCCAGCCTGTTCATTTTCAAAGCCCTTTGTGGCTAAGCAATAGATTTTCCCTTTTAGTAGGCTGGAATGGATAATGAAACGTTGCTTTTCAAACatgatcagttaaaaaaaaaattacccatcaACATGTATAACTGCACCTCCCACCATGACCCAGAGCAGTACAAATTGCTTTTAATATCTTACttataaattaactttaaaagtGTTTCATTTCTTAGAAATGTTCTCTGAATTCTACTTAAGATGTTATCTTTCCAAACTGTTGGACGGGCTGATCCCGGCAAGACATAGGATTACTAATTCCGTCTTAAAAAAACTGGGGGAGTCAGGCAAGATTCTTTTGTTGTTCTCTATTTAGGAATGAAAGTTGAATTAATAGTTCATgctaaaaaaaattagacatgcaggtaaagaaaaaggagaaaagagaaaccatcCATAATCTCATATCTCTGTGAAGATTTTGGTATTTAACCGTCCAAATATTCTGCTCCAAACGTAATTTACTTTGACAACTAGGTAAGAGGAAAGATAAAGCAAATAGCTTACTTGCTTTTCATGTACTCTGTTTAAAATAAAGCCTGCTAATCAACACTCCTTGAGGACACAcgcactcatacacacacatccttctGATTCAAGAAGGGGGCCTGCTGgcaaaacagacacacaccaaTGCAGAGGGAACTCGTATTAGCTGCTTTTGCTTACCTACTTTTATGATATATATCACCAGATAGtttcaggaaaataaacaatataaaagagaagaacttggagttcccgtcgtggtgcagcagaaatgaatccgactaggaaccatgaggttgcgagttcgatccctggcctcactcagtggattaaggatctggcattgccatgagctgtggtgtaggtcgcagacacggctcagatctagcattgctgtggctgtggcgtaggccagcagctgtagctccgattaggcccctagcctgggaacctccatatgccataggtgcagccctaaacacacacacacacacacacacacacagataaggacttaaataagtgataaaaaataaatggctttaaaagaaataaagctaaCCCTGAGATCTGAATTGTTAAAAACAATAAAGTGACAGTTTTGACTATATAAAATGCGTAAGATCTTCATAACAAAATGCTATCAGAAGGTGCAAAcaaggatttcccgtcgtggcacagtggttaacgaatctgactaggaactatgaggttgagggtttgattcctggccttgctcagtgggttaaggatccagcgttgccgtgagctgttgtgtaggtcgaagatgcggctcggatcctgcattgctgtggctctggcgtaggctggtggctacagctccgattagacccctagcctgggaacctccatatgcggcaggaagtggccctagaaaaggcaaaaagaccaaaaaaaaaaaaagcttaagtaataataataataatagtaatacttaCCTCATCTAGATTTACGGCTgattattttaagtataaaataacaGTTACAGGTAATGGTAAAATGGTTGGAGCAATAAAATTGATATACCTAGAAAACTGAATAAAGTTTCAAGTTAATCAAAATTGCGTTCTTAATCTATTCCCATCATATCAGACCAAGGGGCAATAGTAGATATCAGGCATATTTTTCCCAGCGGAAATACTCCGTTTGATATTCCTACAACCCTTAAAAAACCCATTGCAGCCATGCATCTTACCTCTTTTCTTCAATCATAAACCCCTTGAATGCCTGAGCCCTGGTTTTCATTATCTTCCACTCAAGCATCAAATTCATTTATTCTGGATTTCAAGTACCACCTAGTGGACAAAACCAATCTTACTAGCTGTCCAAACTTTCTAAATTCCAAAACTTCAAGATCGTTTCCAGGAAATGATGAACAATACATGTCTGTAATTGTTCTGCATGGTTCATGTGCCTCTAGAGActtcaaaatattaagaaaaaattctcTACTATCAAGggaaactcttaaaattcaaaatgaattagagACTATTAACAGTTTTTACCCTATGTGGGCAACTCTCAGAAAATGTATGTACCAATatcttccaaaattaaaaatcGCTTCAATGGAGAGGCAAGTTGTCCCAATCACACCCCTTATCACATCTGTGTCAAGCAAATGctatgttcccattgtggctcagcatattaagaatccagctagtatccatgaggctgtgggttcgatccctggtctcgctcagtgggttaaggatccagagttgccgtgagttgtggtgtgggtcatggagttggctcagatctggcattgctgtggctgaggtgtaggccagtggctggacctctgatttgacccctagtctgggaatttccatatgccatgggtatggccctaaaaagactaaaaaagagcGAGAGAAAAGTTCAAATTCACTTCGTCCAGGAGTGATTTTTAGTTTGAACAAatcagatgtaaaaaaaaaaaaaaaaaaacagttggagATACTTGAAAATGGACTGAGTAATGTGTTTGATATTAaggaaatattattaattttgctaagtgtaaatgatatcatgttgGTTATGTTAGAAAATAACtgttacttttcaaaaatatttactaggaTATATAGAATGGAAATACCATGATGTTTGCCATTTACTTTGAACTATTTCAGCAAAAAATAATGGGGCCTATTCcaaaaaagagggggagaaaaTATGACAAACAGCCAAATGCTTTTTGAAATATTGGGCCATTGTTTATTAAAAAGGttattctttggagttcccactgtggttcagtagtaaggaacctgattagtatccatgaaggtgccagttccatcccaggcctcgctcagtgggttaagtatctggtgttgccgtgagctgtggtgtaggtcaaagatgcagctcagagcctgcatagaggtggctgtggcataggccggcagctacagctcccatttgaccccaagcctgggaatttccatatgctgcaggtgcagccttaagaagcaaaaaataaaatatttaaatgaaattaaaatgctaTCCTTTTACTGAAATCTTATCTATCATAGTTCTAGAAGTGTTATATATAACGGAATATTTACTGGGcactatatatgtaccacatgctGTATTAGATACAATTTACTTGAAGATAAGAAATACATATCTGAGGTCAAATAAACAAAGCAGCttaaaattaacaacaacaaaaagaatatactCTAAAAAGGCTGGTTAAggaaaaaacaatgaacaaaacaaaattttggaaacaaaattaaaggagaaagcTGACTTGATTGCACGAtaaagtattttagaaaaaagacATTGAAGACGCCTCTCAGGAAAATCTTAATGCACTCAATTCTGTTTCTTATTGCTACTGATAATGGTAGTGGTCtgtctcttaaaaaaagaaaaaaaaaagaactttgttaacgtataactgacatacaataaACTGCACTTATTTAAGATgcacaaatttggagttcccatcgtagctcagcagttaacgaacctgactagcatccatgaggttcaatccctggccttgctcagtgggttaaggatccagcatagtgtgagctgtggtgtaggtcgcagacacagctcggatcccactgagcaagaccagggatagaacccgcaacctcatggttcctgtaaTTATTTTTAGACTCACATTGGGCATATATGGATAATTGGTTCATTTTTATTACTAAGTAGtaaatttatttctccattcacctgttgatggctGTTAGGGTTGTTTacagttttttattattataaattaagtTGCGATACACATTCAAGTATTtaggcctttctttttcttgggtaaataATCAGGAATAGATTGGCTGGGGCAAATAAGAGTTTGCTTAAGCGAgggtttttttgggccacacctgaaacatgtggaagtttccacgcCAGGGGTCGAAattccaccacagcagtgacccaagccacagcaatgacaacgctggaATCCCTAACtcgctaggccaccaggtaatTCCCAAGAGATTGTTTAATTGTTAAGAAACTGccactgggtatagagggaacattcctgaatataatcaaagccatttatgataaacccacagcaaatataatactcaatggggaaaaactgaaagccttctcactcaaatctcgaacaagacagggatgcccactctcaccactgctcttcaacatagttttggaagtcctagccacagcaattagacaaaccaaagaaataaaaggattcatataggaagagaagagataaactgtcactgtatgcagatgcatgatactatatagaaacctaaggactcaaccccaaaactacttgaactgatcataattcagcaaagtagcaggatataagattaacattcagaagtcagttgcatttctgtataccagcaatgaatattagaaaaggaatacaaaaatacgataccttttaaaattgcacctcacaaaatcaatacctcggaatacacctgaccaagaggtaaaggacctatatgccagaACTaacaactttaatcaaagaaatcaaagaagaagtaaagaaatggaaagatattccatgttcctggattgggaaaatcaatattgtaaaaatggccatactacccaaagcgatctacagattcaatgcaatccctatcaaattccccatgatatttttcacagaactagaacaagcaatccaaacatttatatggaacaccaaagacccagaatcgccaaagcaatcctgagaaacaaaaaccaagcaggaggcatcactctcccagacttcaagaaatactacaaagccacagtcatcaaaacagtgtggtactgggatcaaaacagacagacagaccaatggaacagaatagagaacccggaaataaaccctgacacgatggtcaattaatctttgacaagggaggcaagaacatcaaatgggaaaaagaaagtctattcagcaagcattgctgggaaacctggacagctgcatgcaaagcatgaaactagaacacaccctcacacccatgccaaaaataaccccaaatggctgaaagacttaaatatacgacaggacaccatcaaactcctagaagaaaacataggcaaaacactctctgacatcagcatcatgaatattttctcaggtcagtctccaaagcaatgaaattagagcaaaaataaacccatgggactcatcaaactgaaaagttttgcacagcaaggaaacccaaaagaaaacaaaagacaacttacagaatgggagaaaacagtttcaaatgatgcaaccgacaagggctatctctagaatatataaacaacttatacaaaaccaacagcaaaaaagccaatcaatcaatggaaaaatgggcaaagacctgaatagacatttctccaaagaagatatacagatggccaacaaacacatgaaaaaatgctcaacatcgctgattataagagaaatgcaaatcaaaactaccatgagatatcacctccaccagtagaatggccatcattaataaatccacaaataacaagtgctggaggggctgtggagaaaagggaaccctcctgcactgttggtgggaatggaaactggtacagccactatggagaacagtctggagataccttagaaatctatacatagaacttccatatgaccccgcaatcccactcttgggcattatccggacaaaactctacttaaagagAACACGTGCAcccgtgtgttcattgcagcgctattcacaatagccaggacatggaaacaacccaaatgtcca belongs to Phacochoerus africanus isolate WHEZ1 chromosome 3, ROS_Pafr_v1, whole genome shotgun sequence and includes:
- the DEFB128 gene encoding beta-defensin 128 translates to MKGGASWVGDGNSRNQLGLSHPNQDTGPTNFDPSGLMAQVEKSLFLLSGAHFLRKEESVEKEILLRICLGKSVTMKLFLVLIILLFEVSKGAARPRKCFSNIKGYCRKKCRMGEIFEIACTNGKLCCVNEEENKTYQEVAKPPQPSTKPDLKLDYVILPTVTVNTIPL